Proteins encoded together in one Polaribacter reichenbachii window:
- a CDS encoding nuclear transport factor 2 family protein, with the protein MNTLEVAKKWQQMCQEGKNLECIEELYADNIVSKEMPGVPYGEVLTGKKEVLEKSKQWLDDVIEFHSGEISDPVVADNYFTSKMSFDVTFKSRGRQQMEEVCVFSVEDGKIVTEQFFYSM; encoded by the coding sequence ATGAATACATTAGAAGTAGCAAAAAAATGGCAGCAAATGTGCCAAGAAGGTAAAAATTTAGAATGCATAGAAGAACTTTATGCAGATAATATTGTTAGTAAAGAAATGCCTGGTGTACCTTATGGTGAAGTACTTACAGGCAAAAAAGAGGTTTTAGAGAAAAGCAAACAGTGGTTAGATGATGTTATTGAATTTCATAGTGGAGAAATTTCTGATCCTGTTGTTGCTGATAACTATTTTACCAGTAAAATGAGCTTTGATGTGACATTTAAAAGCAGAGGTAGACAACAAATGGAAGAAGTTTGCGTTTTTAGTGTAGAAGATGGCAAAATTGTTACGGAGCAATTTTTCTATTCGATGTAA
- a CDS encoding cryptochrome/photolyase family protein: MKSAITIFWFRRDLRLNDNCGLYHALKSSKNVLPIFIFDDDILSKLPKDDARVTFIHQELENINNHLKKVGSSLAVFKGKPKEIYQKLSAKYNIDSVFTNHDYEPYAKTRDLEIKDFLASKKIDFKTYKDQVIFERNEIVKQDGTAYKVYTPYSKKWLEALQFKGLQFYPSEENLGNFIKNENHSFLSLSDIGFTKSNIKVASFKVSSKLIDDYEETRNFPAKDATSKLGTHLRFGTVSIRKMVEKGQKSNNITFLKELIWREFFMQILWHFPHTVNASFKPKYDRIIWRNNETEFNAWCKGKTGYPLVDAGMRELNKTGFMHNRVRMLVGSFLCKHLLIDWKWGEAYFAEKLHDYEMASNIGNWQWVAGSGVDASPYFRIFNPTTQIKKFDKDLQYIKKWVPEFEELTYAKEIVEHKAARERCLKVYKEAVS; this comes from the coding sequence ATGAAATCAGCAATTACTATCTTTTGGTTTAGAAGAGATTTACGTTTAAATGATAACTGCGGATTATATCACGCATTAAAATCAAGTAAAAACGTTTTACCTATTTTTATTTTTGATGATGATATTTTATCAAAATTACCAAAAGATGATGCTCGTGTAACTTTTATTCATCAAGAGTTAGAAAACATCAATAATCATTTAAAAAAAGTTGGAAGTTCTTTGGCTGTTTTTAAAGGAAAACCAAAAGAAATTTATCAAAAATTATCCGCAAAATATAATATTGATAGTGTTTTTACAAACCACGATTATGAACCTTATGCTAAAACTAGAGATTTAGAAATTAAAGACTTTTTAGCATCAAAAAAAATTGATTTTAAAACTTACAAAGACCAAGTAATTTTTGAAAGAAACGAGATTGTAAAACAAGATGGAACAGCGTACAAAGTTTACACTCCTTATTCTAAAAAATGGTTAGAAGCGCTTCAATTTAAAGGACTTCAATTTTATCCGTCAGAAGAAAATTTAGGCAATTTTATCAAAAATGAAAATCATTCTTTTTTAAGTTTATCAGATATTGGTTTTACAAAATCTAACATCAAAGTAGCTTCTTTCAAAGTCTCATCAAAATTAATTGATGATTATGAAGAAACTAGAAATTTCCCAGCAAAAGATGCTACATCAAAATTAGGTACACATTTACGTTTTGGTACTGTTAGTATCAGAAAAATGGTAGAAAAGGGGCAAAAAAGTAATAATATTACTTTCTTAAAAGAATTAATTTGGCGCGAATTTTTTATGCAAATTCTATGGCATTTTCCACATACTGTAAACGCTAGTTTTAAACCAAAATACGATAGAATTATTTGGCGAAATAATGAGACAGAATTTAATGCTTGGTGCAAAGGAAAAACTGGTTATCCATTGGTTGATGCTGGTATGCGTGAGTTGAACAAAACTGGTTTTATGCACAATAGAGTGCGCATGTTAGTAGGTAGTTTTTTATGCAAACATTTGCTAATTGATTGGAAATGGGGCGAAGCTTATTTTGCAGAAAAATTACACGATTACGAAATGGCAAGTAACATTGGTAATTGGCAATGGGTTGCTGGTTCTGGTGTAGATGCTTCTCCTTATTTTAGAATTTTTAACCCAACAACACAAATTAAAAAGTTTGATAAAGACTTACAATACATTAAAAAATGGGTGCCAGAATTTGAAGAATTAACATACGCTAAAGAAATTGTAGAACATAAAGCAGCTAGAGAACGTTGCTTAAAAGTGTATAAAGAAGCTGTTTCTTAA
- a CDS encoding DUF6428 family protein — translation MKLSEIKHHLKNLKTIGFQLPNGELVPAHFHVTEVGRITKDFIDCGGKVRTETVINFQLWEENDYDHRLHPEKLVKIIELSERIFKFDDLEIEVEYQGKETIGKYNLDFDGKNFLLTSKITACLALDACGIPEAKPKVKLAEIQSSCCSPSSGCC, via the coding sequence ATGAAATTATCAGAAATTAAACATCACCTAAAAAACTTAAAAACTATTGGTTTTCAATTACCAAATGGAGAGTTAGTTCCTGCACATTTTCACGTAACAGAAGTGGGTAGAATAACAAAAGATTTTATAGATTGTGGAGGTAAAGTAAGAACCGAAACTGTTATTAATTTTCAACTTTGGGAAGAAAATGATTATGATCACAGATTGCATCCAGAGAAATTAGTTAAAATTATTGAATTGTCTGAACGTATTTTTAAGTTTGATGATTTAGAAATTGAAGTAGAATACCAAGGCAAAGAAACTATTGGCAAATACAATTTAGATTTTGATGGTAAAAACTTTTTATTAACCTCAAAAATTACAGCTTGTTTGGCATTAGATGCTTGCGGAATTCCTGAAGCTAAACCTAAAGTAAAGTTAGCAGAAATACAAAGTTCTTGTTGTAGCCCTAGTTCTGGTTGTTGTTAG
- a CDS encoding ArsR/SmtB family transcription factor: MGLTKSEIFTDEQNEIAAIAKVLGHPARIAILDYIIKLKSCVCGDLVKEIGLAQPTISQHLKELKKVGILKGTIEGTSVCYCIDDENWKEINNKLSKFLSKNPTESCC, translated from the coding sequence ATGGGCTTAACTAAATCAGAAATATTTACAGACGAACAAAATGAAATTGCAGCCATTGCAAAGGTATTAGGACACCCAGCAAGAATTGCAATTTTAGATTATATCATCAAATTAAAATCTTGTGTTTGTGGAGATTTAGTAAAAGAAATTGGTTTAGCACAACCCACTATTTCTCAGCATTTAAAAGAATTAAAAAAAGTAGGAATTTTAAAAGGAACCATAGAAGGTACAAGTGTTTGTTATTGTATAGATGATGAAAATTGGAAAGAAATAAATAATAAATTGAGTAAATTTTTAAGTAAAAATCCAACTGAAAGTTGTTGTTAA